One stretch of Alcaligenes faecalis DNA includes these proteins:
- a CDS encoding FecR family protein, which translates to MSLSSSPLSEAARSQANQWWVRLHSGSARQSDAQSFQQWLEQSPEHRAAWQEVTVTMDTVTPGLQAARHLLPEWKAPAAQPVFTARRAFMGGAFAASALAVVAVVHPPWGLWPSFTELTSDFRTGVGEQREIQIGQAVAIQMNTQTCINRRDTAQGAGIELVEGEVEIRVLDGVTSHLQVQAGPGRMQAQQAQFNVRYTGKNVTVTCLQGQVVVQANQTVTLQAGQQTVYDYERIHAVQRPNLDQVSSWRRGYLAFEGQPLADVVEELNRYRPGKIVVYSDSLKSRPVYLSLSISDMDLALDMLRAMSGIRVQELAGGIALVRQA; encoded by the coding sequence ATGAGTCTCTCTTCCTCCCCCCTATCCGAAGCCGCCCGCAGCCAGGCCAATCAATGGTGGGTGCGCCTGCATTCGGGCAGCGCCCGGCAATCTGATGCCCAGAGTTTTCAGCAATGGCTGGAGCAAAGTCCCGAGCATCGTGCGGCCTGGCAGGAAGTGACGGTGACGATGGACACGGTGACGCCGGGTTTGCAGGCAGCCAGACACCTGCTGCCGGAGTGGAAAGCGCCGGCTGCTCAACCAGTCTTTACGGCACGGCGTGCCTTTATGGGCGGAGCGTTTGCTGCCTCGGCCTTGGCGGTGGTGGCGGTCGTCCATCCCCCTTGGGGCTTGTGGCCGTCCTTCACGGAGCTGACGTCGGACTTTCGTACCGGCGTGGGCGAGCAGCGTGAAATCCAGATCGGTCAGGCGGTGGCCATTCAGATGAACACGCAGACCTGCATCAATCGCCGTGATACCGCGCAAGGCGCAGGCATAGAGCTGGTTGAAGGCGAAGTGGAAATTCGCGTGCTGGATGGGGTCACTAGCCATCTCCAGGTCCAGGCCGGTCCAGGGCGCATGCAAGCGCAACAGGCGCAGTTCAATGTGCGCTACACCGGCAAGAACGTGACGGTGACGTGCTTGCAAGGACAGGTGGTGGTGCAAGCCAATCAGACTGTCACTTTGCAGGCAGGCCAGCAAACGGTTTACGACTATGAACGCATCCACGCGGTGCAGCGTCCCAATCTGGATCAGGTCAGCTCCTGGCGGCGAGGCTATCTGGCTTTTGAAGGCCAGCCCCTGGCTGATGTGGTTGAAGAACTGAACCGCTATCGGCCTGGCAAGATCGTGGTTTATAGCGACAGCTTGAAGAGCCGCCCGGTGTATTTGAGCCTGTCCATCAGCGATATGGATTTGGCCTTGGACATGCTGCGTGCCATGTCCGGCATACGGGTGCAGGAGTTGGCGGGCGGCATTGCTCTGGTAAGGCAGGCTTAG
- a CDS encoding RNA polymerase sigma factor has translation MSEALRSRLRQSLIARYTHLRRRLERTIGSREDAADALQETWIRIGGVGNGVSVNNDEAYLLRMATHIAIDSYKQRNSLLTAMDLDALSHIADDTYDTQRCAWARLTTAQLLAVLQDMPIRQRTILMASRVDGLTYAQIAKQYNISVSLVNKEMMRALDYLRLRCAEQFNDAVGVSVSDSLTDA, from the coding sequence ATGTCCGAAGCCCTGCGTAGTCGTTTGCGTCAAAGCCTGATCGCCCGTTACACGCATTTGCGTCGGCGGCTGGAACGCACGATAGGTTCGCGTGAAGATGCGGCGGATGCCTTGCAGGAAACCTGGATACGAATCGGGGGCGTGGGTAATGGCGTGTCCGTGAATAACGACGAAGCTTATTTGCTGCGCATGGCCACCCATATCGCCATTGATTCCTACAAACAGCGCAACAGCTTGCTGACTGCCATGGATCTGGACGCTTTGAGCCATATTGCCGACGACACTTACGATACCCAACGCTGTGCCTGGGCGCGCCTGACGACGGCGCAATTGCTGGCGGTGTTGCAGGACATGCCCATTCGTCAGCGCACGATTTTGATGGCCTCGCGGGTGGATGGTTTGACCTATGCCCAGATCGCCAAACAGTACAATATTTCGGTTTCCTTGGTGAACAAGGAAATGATGCGCGCGCTGGATTATTTGCGTCTGCGTTGCGCGGAACAATTTAACGATGCTGTGGGTGTCAGCGTCTCCGATAGTCTGACTGACGCCTAG
- a CDS encoding STN domain-containing protein, which translates to MSFDIPAQPLAQALGAYGQRSDLSVLLDGADPQRPMPAVRGDMTRKQALSTLLDGSGLQAYYVDNRSIVIRLPDSKPGRASAGQRPLNLNHISGVRDGAHDYSAYVTRVQQAVRNALCRSPQTRPGSYRLAMQLWLNPDGQVERVHLLGSTGKTTRDDAISRVLGNLSMGVAPDASLPQPLVLLLAPVSGHVRDDCPLQAGR; encoded by the coding sequence TTGTCTTTCGACATCCCGGCCCAGCCTTTGGCGCAGGCCTTGGGAGCGTATGGACAACGCTCTGACCTCTCTGTGCTGCTGGACGGTGCCGACCCGCAGCGACCCATGCCAGCCGTACGCGGCGACATGACGCGCAAGCAAGCCTTGTCCACCTTGCTGGACGGCTCGGGCTTGCAGGCCTATTACGTGGATAACCGCTCGATTGTGATTCGCTTGCCCGATAGCAAACCGGGCCGGGCCAGTGCCGGGCAGCGTCCCTTGAACTTGAACCATATTTCCGGTGTTCGGGATGGGGCGCATGATTACAGTGCCTACGTCACGCGCGTGCAGCAGGCGGTGCGCAATGCTCTGTGCCGTTCGCCGCAGACCAGACCTGGCAGCTACCGTCTGGCTATGCAGCTGTGGCTGAACCCGGACGGGCAGGTAGAGCGCGTGCATTTGCTGGGCAGCACCGGCAAGACAACACGCGACGACGCCATCAGCCGTGTGCTGGGTAATTTGTCCATGGGCGTGGCCCCGGATGCCAGCCTGCCGCAACCTCTGGTTCTGCTGCTGGCCCCCGTCTCGGGCCATGTGCGTGATGACTGCCCCTTGCAGGCGGGGAGGTAG
- a CDS encoding peptidylprolyl isomerase: protein MMTHPKFLLQSVLAMSLSALLVGCGKNGDAQAQQPQAAGQQSSAPASTVKSSAVTPAVATLGQVVVSQEELQQFLQVLPAAQREAMRNDRVVLEQWLRSRLAEKAVVEQAKAQEWDKKAEIRSAIEEAQNQVILRSYLQSVSEPAADYPSEQDLQTAYQANQDQFQVPAMYRLSQIFLSVPDKDEQALVQAKKRADAWVKQMREGKADFAALAKEHSDEKISAERGGDNGFLPMSQLVPALRATVSKLEPGQLSDPIVQADGVHILQVTDLRPASVRSLEEVKPALRDALRRQRQQEATQAYVAGMLDADTVTVDGKVLSQLLQQTQ from the coding sequence ATGATGACGCACCCCAAATTCCTGCTGCAAAGTGTGCTGGCCATGAGCCTGTCGGCCTTGCTGGTGGGTTGTGGAAAAAATGGTGATGCCCAGGCCCAGCAGCCGCAAGCTGCCGGGCAGCAAAGCAGCGCTCCGGCATCAACGGTAAAAAGCAGCGCTGTTACGCCTGCGGTCGCCACGCTGGGGCAAGTGGTGGTCAGCCAGGAGGAATTGCAGCAGTTCCTGCAGGTCTTGCCCGCTGCCCAGCGTGAAGCCATGCGTAATGACCGCGTGGTGCTGGAGCAGTGGCTGCGCAGCCGCCTGGCCGAGAAGGCCGTGGTAGAGCAGGCCAAGGCCCAGGAATGGGACAAAAAGGCCGAGATACGCAGTGCTATTGAAGAAGCGCAGAATCAGGTGATCTTGCGCAGCTATCTGCAATCCGTGTCCGAGCCGGCGGCGGATTACCCGTCCGAGCAGGATCTGCAAACGGCGTATCAGGCCAATCAGGATCAGTTCCAGGTGCCGGCCATGTACCGCTTGAGCCAGATCTTTTTAAGCGTGCCGGACAAGGACGAACAGGCTTTGGTGCAAGCGAAGAAACGGGCAGATGCCTGGGTCAAGCAAATGCGCGAAGGCAAGGCGGATTTTGCTGCTTTGGCCAAAGAGCATTCGGACGAGAAAATCAGTGCCGAGCGCGGTGGCGACAATGGCTTTTTACCGATGAGCCAGCTGGTGCCTGCCCTGCGTGCCACGGTGTCCAAGCTGGAGCCGGGGCAGCTTAGCGATCCGATTGTGCAGGCCGATGGCGTGCATATTCTGCAAGTGACGGATTTGCGCCCGGCCAGTGTGCGTTCGCTGGAGGAAGTGAAACCGGCGCTACGTGATGCCTTGCGTCGTCAGCGACAGCAGGAAGCGACTCAGGCTTACGTGGCAGGCATGCTCGATGCCGATACGGTGACTGTGGATGGCAAGGTCTTGAGTCAGTTGTTGCAGCAGACTCAATAG
- a CDS encoding YbjN domain-containing protein, which translates to MTDSQTIQSVSLKQLQELLQQMGYRVTESEQAGNRQLLSASQGIGFAVRLGNPAHEADQALDYTLSCALRVQGQMPAGIESAWNIGKRFARLAVQGEFLVLEMDVIVAGGVAPSYLQATAELWDRLLQEFLLFLRQHAAANNEANSADKGEAVAAQQEAAQVTAEPTDAEHTEAAQA; encoded by the coding sequence ATGACTGACTCCCAAACCATCCAATCCGTCTCCTTGAAGCAATTGCAGGAGCTGTTGCAGCAAATGGGCTATCGCGTGACCGAGTCCGAGCAGGCCGGTAACCGTCAGCTCTTGTCGGCATCGCAAGGCATTGGTTTTGCTGTGCGCCTGGGCAATCCTGCGCATGAAGCGGATCAGGCACTGGACTACACCCTGAGCTGCGCCTTGCGCGTTCAAGGCCAGATGCCTGCCGGGATTGAATCGGCCTGGAATATTGGCAAGCGCTTTGCTCGCCTGGCCGTGCAAGGCGAGTTTCTGGTGCTGGAAATGGACGTGATTGTGGCCGGTGGTGTGGCCCCGAGCTATCTGCAGGCCACCGCTGAATTGTGGGACCGCTTGTTGCAGGAGTTCTTGCTGTTCCTGCGTCAGCATGCGGCGGCCAACAACGAAGCCAATAGCGCAGACAAGGGTGAGGCGGTCGCTGCTCAGCAAGAAGCTGCACAAGTGACGGCTGAACCCACCGACGCTGAACACACTGAAGCGGCACAGGCTTGA
- a CDS encoding DNA repair protein, giving the protein MKILNSSWKQRVQPSGCKPFAMTLCAVLLAGLGPWAGSAMAQKSDMEERLRTQLRSSTQQLQQLQSQQAQLTAAKTAAETERDAARKEVEQLKARLDKASQQAQSLKDEQEGIKTSARQQVAAAQSQLGRARNEFETLQVQARATETQRASLASSLAQREEELALCTAKNKELYAAGKEILAAYEQFSTGDLLKIRQPLAGSARVKFDEHAQALGDKLYDGLYTPGATTPEQQSVAP; this is encoded by the coding sequence ATGAAGATATTGAATTCATCCTGGAAGCAGCGTGTACAGCCAAGCGGGTGCAAGCCTTTTGCCATGACGCTGTGTGCAGTATTGCTGGCGGGTTTGGGCCCCTGGGCTGGCTCAGCCATGGCACAAAAATCGGATATGGAGGAGCGGCTGCGCACGCAGCTGCGCTCCAGTACCCAGCAATTGCAGCAGTTGCAAAGCCAGCAAGCGCAGTTGACGGCGGCGAAAACGGCCGCAGAAACCGAGCGTGATGCAGCCCGCAAAGAAGTCGAGCAGCTCAAGGCCCGTTTGGACAAGGCCAGCCAGCAGGCGCAAAGCCTGAAAGACGAGCAGGAGGGCATCAAGACCTCTGCGCGTCAGCAAGTGGCGGCCGCGCAATCGCAATTAGGCCGTGCACGTAACGAGTTTGAAACCTTGCAGGTGCAAGCTCGTGCCACTGAAACGCAGCGTGCCAGCCTGGCGTCCAGTCTGGCCCAGCGCGAAGAGGAGTTGGCGCTGTGTACGGCAAAAAACAAGGAGCTGTATGCAGCCGGGAAAGAAATCCTGGCGGCGTATGAGCAGTTCAGCACGGGCGATTTGCTCAAGATCCGACAACCGCTGGCAGGCTCGGCGCGGGTGAAGTTTGACGAGCATGCCCAGGCGCTGGGCGACAAGCTCTACGACGGCCTGTATACGCCCGGTGCCACGACGCCGGAACAACAGTCCGTCGCGCCCTGA
- a CDS encoding putative porin has translation MKSHPTRLACAVALALTCTAGPVLAQAPSQNATVNLIRLLVQQGVLPQAQADALVAQAEAEAAQARKADIGAAGAAQAQPGDVRVTYIPETVREQIREEVKNEVMSQAKAENWAQPNTFPDWVSRITVEGDVRVRNESRLMDGANSNELINFAKWNDNGPIPTVVENKPYGLKIPYLNSRQDRRNLWRIRARLGVKAVLSDRWEAGIRLATGSDDNPVSTSDTLGNGMGKKHLWLDQAYLSYRPTDWATIVAGRASSPFDSTDLLWSSDLNVDGISAAFKHAISDRPVTVFGNLGAYALEYANTPWDRNSLSEGSSENKWLLGAQIGAEWKINERNNLRGSLAYYHFNKIAGQRSSACTLYSSSDVCDTDWSRPAFMQKGNTVFLLRDIRQWSADPKNWNEWQYVGLASKFNLLDVNMRWDTEVMNGLNLRLAGNYVRNLAYDSNKMADRAGGLHNIASNGTYDASGNPTGIESGGNAWMVQATLGSSLGLKDRGDWLAFAGYKYIEPDAMPDGYNDSSFHLGGTNARGYFVGAGYAFEKNVTGHLRWSSSKEVYGAPLSIDIIQLELNARF, from the coding sequence ATGAAATCCCATCCTACTCGGCTGGCTTGCGCGGTGGCGCTGGCCTTGACCTGCACCGCTGGCCCCGTGCTGGCTCAGGCGCCATCCCAGAATGCCACCGTTAACCTGATTCGCTTGCTGGTGCAGCAAGGGGTCTTGCCACAGGCCCAGGCGGATGCGCTGGTGGCCCAGGCCGAGGCGGAAGCAGCCCAGGCTCGCAAAGCCGATATTGGTGCCGCCGGGGCAGCGCAGGCCCAGCCGGGCGATGTGCGTGTGACGTACATTCCGGAAACCGTGCGTGAGCAGATCCGCGAGGAAGTCAAAAACGAAGTTATGTCGCAGGCCAAGGCCGAGAACTGGGCCCAGCCCAACACCTTCCCGGACTGGGTATCGCGCATCACGGTTGAAGGCGATGTACGCGTGCGTAACGAATCCCGCCTGATGGATGGCGCGAACAGCAACGAGCTGATCAACTTTGCCAAGTGGAACGACAACGGCCCTATCCCTACCGTGGTCGAAAACAAGCCTTATGGCTTGAAGATTCCTTATCTGAACAGCCGCCAGGACCGTCGCAACTTGTGGCGTATCCGTGCCCGTCTGGGTGTGAAGGCTGTTCTGTCGGATCGTTGGGAAGCGGGTATCCGCCTGGCCACGGGTAGTGACGATAATCCGGTGTCCACCTCGGACACCCTGGGCAATGGCATGGGCAAGAAGCACCTGTGGCTGGATCAGGCCTACTTGTCTTACCGTCCTACCGATTGGGCCACCATTGTGGCGGGCCGTGCCTCCAGTCCCTTTGACTCCACAGATCTGCTGTGGTCGTCTGACCTGAACGTGGATGGTATTTCTGCCGCCTTCAAGCACGCGATTTCGGATCGTCCAGTAACCGTCTTTGGCAATCTGGGTGCCTACGCGCTGGAATACGCCAACACGCCATGGGATCGCAACAGCCTGTCTGAAGGCTCCAGCGAAAACAAATGGCTGCTGGGTGCGCAGATCGGTGCCGAGTGGAAGATCAACGAGCGCAATAATCTGCGCGGCAGTCTGGCGTATTACCACTTCAACAAGATCGCGGGTCAACGCTCCAGCGCCTGCACGCTGTATTCGTCCAGCGATGTGTGTGACACAGACTGGTCGCGTCCGGCCTTCATGCAAAAGGGCAATACCGTGTTCCTCTTGCGTGACATTCGTCAGTGGTCGGCAGACCCCAAAAACTGGAACGAATGGCAGTACGTGGGCCTGGCCTCCAAGTTCAACTTGCTGGACGTGAACATGCGCTGGGATACAGAAGTCATGAATGGCCTGAACCTGCGTCTTGCCGGTAATTACGTGCGCAACCTGGCTTACGACAGCAACAAGATGGCGGATCGTGCCGGTGGTTTGCATAACATCGCTTCCAACGGTACGTACGATGCCTCCGGCAACCCGACCGGCATCGAAAGCGGCGGCAATGCCTGGATGGTTCAAGCCACTTTGGGTAGCAGCCTGGGCCTGAAAGACAGGGGCGATTGGCTGGCCTTTGCTGGCTACAAGTACATCGAACCGGATGCCATGCCCGATGGCTATAACGACTCCTCCTTCCATCTGGGTGGCACCAATGCACGTGGCTACTTTGTGGGTGCAGGCTACGCCTTCGAGAAGAACGTGACAGGTCACCTGCGCTGGAGCAGTTCCAAGGAAGTCTACGGTGCGCCGCTGTCTATCGACATCATCCAGCTTGAACTTAACGCCAGGTTCTAA
- a CDS encoding TonB family protein, which yields MLPNSSKPQATQRARWRRLAIKVLVVVLVALLGWWVWKWANDMAGIKRQVPKEPMLIPLPPPPPPPPEPEPPPEPEEPKEEEVVEPEPEPEPTPVEEPQPKDEAPPTPSDNLSDPMQMNSDAQAGTDSFNISAGQGRGMGGSGGGRAGNATYSQYLAYALQKILREDSRTRNLVYRVQVQLWLTEDGSITRVALSQSSGDTEIDEALVAALREVGRLSERPPASVSMPIRAQVTGRRPS from the coding sequence ATGTTGCCAAACTCATCCAAACCGCAAGCCACCCAACGCGCACGCTGGCGTCGTCTGGCCATCAAGGTGCTGGTTGTGGTGCTGGTGGCGCTGCTGGGCTGGTGGGTCTGGAAATGGGCCAATGACATGGCGGGGATCAAGCGCCAGGTGCCCAAAGAGCCCATGTTGATTCCCTTGCCGCCACCGCCTCCACCACCGCCCGAGCCAGAACCTCCACCCGAGCCTGAAGAGCCCAAAGAAGAGGAAGTGGTCGAGCCGGAACCCGAACCCGAGCCTACGCCGGTTGAAGAACCCCAGCCCAAGGACGAAGCGCCGCCTACGCCATCGGACAACTTGTCAGATCCGATGCAAATGAACAGCGACGCCCAGGCAGGCACTGACAGCTTCAACATCAGTGCCGGTCAAGGGCGAGGTATGGGCGGCAGTGGCGGTGGCCGTGCAGGCAATGCCACCTACAGCCAGTACCTGGCTTATGCATTGCAAAAAATCCTGCGTGAAGACAGCCGCACCCGCAACCTGGTCTACCGCGTCCAGGTGCAGTTGTGGCTGACCGAGGACGGTTCCATTACGCGTGTCGCTTTGTCGCAGTCCTCGGGCGATACCGAGATTGACGAGGCCCTGGTGGCCGCCTTGCGTGAAGTCGGACGCTTGAGCGAGCGGCCACCGGCGTCGGTAAGCATGCCTATCCGGGCCCAGGTAACGGGTCGTAGGCCCAGTTGA
- a CDS encoding ExbD/TolR family protein, which yields MAALRDDDDDAAAVDGINITPLVDVLMVVLVMFILTATAQISGIQVNLPKASSTVSLVQPKTKAISVNEAGQVFLDAYPVTLPELEDRLRTEKALNPDFPVIVRGDSIVQYQKVVEVLDVLRRLELSQVGLVTGKPQ from the coding sequence ATGGCAGCCCTACGAGACGACGACGATGATGCCGCAGCCGTTGACGGCATCAACATTACCCCGCTGGTCGATGTGCTGATGGTGGTACTGGTCATGTTCATCCTGACCGCCACCGCACAAATTTCCGGCATCCAGGTGAATTTGCCCAAGGCCAGTTCCACCGTGTCCCTGGTTCAGCCCAAGACCAAAGCCATCTCCGTGAACGAAGCGGGCCAGGTGTTTCTGGATGCCTATCCGGTAACCCTGCCCGAGCTGGAGGACCGCTTGCGTACCGAAAAAGCCCTGAATCCGGATTTCCCGGTCATTGTGCGCGGCGACAGCATCGTGCAGTACCAGAAAGTGGTGGAAGTGCTGGATGTGTTGCGGCGCTTGGAGTTGTCCCAGGTCGGTCTGGTGACCGGCAAACCTCAGTAA
- a CDS encoding DUF2341 domain-containing protein: MKRLLLLMLAMMVGWLPAVAQAWWQPDWQYRKQISVDTTPEGGAISENVGRTPLLVRLHTGNFSFDGTNENGSDLRFVSGDDQTVLNHQIESFDPLMGMALIWVDIPEVMASQKQDIWMYYGNEKAPVASNGQITFDPNYTLVYHFDGAAGAPSRDSTAYTNHAQTAPAGVVDGVSGRAAQFVGAAPLMLPASPSLAVPAAGAFSFSAWVRADQPQGQQLVYARRDAANSFLIGLDQGVPFVEINGQRSPAGAPLSPSTWQHLAVTADGSQVILYVQGRATASLNASLPPLNTVAALGGDVPGTLLAAPAPVAAEVAGADGATPGAVAGAETVAPVAAPVTPYAPFVGAIDELRLSKIARPAALIYADALAQGAESRLIAYGADEEQSGFGFGALGFLLKAVPMDAWIVIAVLVFMMFQSWVIMYRKSRQVGRVQEANRQFRAAFGESGGKLDAVQTDAKTEQNFAHSSLWRLYRMGVKELHNRQAQGMKALSPNTIEAIRASMDGVRTQENQALGARLGILSNAIAGGPYIGLLGTVLGIMVVFLGTAMAGDVNINAIAPGMAAALLATAMGLFVAIPALFGYNRLIGRNKDVSADMRVFVDEFVTRLAEVHGQNSAPGKSKHDKHEAALAQGADLDLANAQAAGSA; the protein is encoded by the coding sequence ATGAAACGCCTTCTTCTTTTGATGCTCGCCATGATGGTGGGCTGGCTACCCGCCGTGGCGCAGGCCTGGTGGCAGCCTGATTGGCAGTACCGCAAGCAAATCTCCGTTGATACGACGCCCGAGGGTGGCGCGATCAGCGAGAACGTAGGCCGCACCCCCTTGCTGGTGCGCCTGCATACCGGCAATTTTTCCTTTGACGGTACCAATGAAAATGGTTCGGACCTGCGCTTTGTGTCCGGCGATGATCAGACCGTGCTGAACCACCAGATCGAGAGCTTTGACCCCTTGATGGGCATGGCGCTGATCTGGGTGGATATTCCCGAGGTGATGGCCAGCCAGAAGCAGGATATCTGGATGTACTACGGCAATGAGAAAGCCCCGGTGGCGTCCAACGGCCAGATCACCTTTGACCCCAACTACACCTTGGTCTACCACTTTGATGGTGCTGCTGGTGCGCCTTCGCGTGACAGTACGGCCTATACCAACCATGCTCAAACGGCACCTGCCGGTGTAGTGGACGGCGTGTCCGGACGTGCCGCCCAGTTTGTGGGTGCTGCTCCCTTGATGCTGCCCGCCAGTCCTTCCCTGGCCGTGCCAGCAGCCGGTGCGTTTTCTTTCAGCGCCTGGGTGCGTGCAGACCAGCCCCAAGGCCAGCAATTGGTCTATGCCCGTCGTGATGCGGCGAACAGCTTTTTGATCGGCCTGGACCAGGGCGTGCCCTTTGTTGAGATCAATGGCCAACGTAGTCCTGCCGGTGCTCCCTTGTCGCCCAGCACCTGGCAGCATCTGGCCGTCACGGCCGATGGCAGCCAGGTGATTCTGTACGTGCAAGGCCGTGCCACGGCTTCCCTGAATGCCAGCCTGCCACCGTTGAACACGGTTGCTGCCTTGGGTGGTGATGTGCCCGGCACCTTGCTGGCCGCGCCTGCTCCTGTTGCGGCTGAAGTGGCTGGCGCTGACGGTGCCACGCCTGGTGCTGTTGCCGGTGCCGAGACAGTTGCTCCCGTCGCCGCTCCAGTGACTCCCTATGCTCCCTTTGTCGGCGCGATCGACGAGCTGCGCTTGTCCAAGATTGCCCGACCTGCAGCCCTGATTTACGCCGATGCACTGGCACAAGGTGCCGAGTCCCGCCTGATTGCTTACGGCGCGGATGAAGAGCAGTCCGGCTTTGGTTTTGGTGCCTTGGGTTTCCTGCTGAAAGCGGTCCCGATGGACGCCTGGATTGTGATTGCCGTGCTGGTATTCATGATGTTCCAGTCCTGGGTCATCATGTACCGCAAGAGCCGCCAGGTGGGCCGTGTGCAAGAAGCCAACCGCCAGTTCCGCGCTGCATTTGGTGAGTCTGGCGGCAAGCTGGATGCCGTACAGACTGATGCCAAGACCGAACAGAACTTCGCTCATTCCTCTTTGTGGCGCCTGTACCGCATGGGGGTGAAAGAGCTGCACAACCGTCAGGCCCAGGGCATGAAGGCGCTGTCCCCCAACACCATCGAGGCCATCCGCGCTTCCATGGACGGCGTGCGCACGCAAGAAAATCAAGCACTGGGTGCACGTCTGGGCATTCTGTCCAACGCGATTGCCGGTGGCCCTTATATCGGTCTGCTCGGCACCGTGCTGGGGATCATGGTGGTGTTCCTGGGAACCGCAATGGCGGGCGATGTGAATATCAACGCCATCGCTCCCGGTATGGCCGCTGCCTTGCTGGCGACCGCCATGGGTCTGTTCGTCGCGATTCCGGCCCTGTTTGGCTACAACCGCCTGATTGGCCGCAATAAAGACGTCAGCGCAGACATGCGTGTGTTCGTGGACGAGTTCGTCACCCGCCTGGCCGAAGTGCATGGTCAGAACAGCGCGCCCGGCAAGAGCAAACACGACAAGCACGAGGCGGCACTGGCTCAGGGCGCAGACCTTGATCTGGCGAACGCCCAGGCTGCTGGCTCGGCATAA
- a CDS encoding ShlB/FhaC/HecB family hemolysin secretion/activation protein — MALALLLPHGAYAQAQGKVNINEYIVRGNTVLDARSIEKAVYPFLGPERSLSDIEKARDALQEVYNAQGYQSVYVDLPEQAVADGVVFFQVTETKVGRVRVVGAEHYSPLAIRDGVPSLQEGQVPDFSKAQAELAELNRGASRQVMPMVKEGRVPGTMDVDLRVDDKSPWSASVGLNNDYSADTSKLRGMVTIGHDNLWQSGHTFSLTYFTAPRDMQDAKVWSAAYTMPLSPRWSLAFSGYKSDSDVSTVGGTNVLGKGQSYGIHATYTFPQSGTWYHTASIGMDYKDFEEQTRFGETSDRVPLTYLPFTLAYNGYRYTEDSQTSVGLTLTGASRSLFGLNSEWEEFDYKRWMASPSFMVFKGDLNHTETFAKDWQAYGRVGFQIGSGALVSNEQFSAGGATSVRGYLAAERSADDGWMASVELRTPSLARWIGPSVNEWRFYAFSDVARLRLRDPLPEQESSFHLASVGIGTRLQMFDWLSLHADWAYPLTQGVNTERHDPRVHFSLRASF; from the coding sequence ATGGCGCTGGCTTTGTTGCTGCCTCATGGTGCCTACGCGCAGGCTCAGGGCAAGGTCAATATCAATGAGTACATTGTGCGTGGCAATACCGTGCTGGATGCCCGCAGCATTGAAAAAGCGGTCTACCCCTTTCTGGGTCCCGAACGCAGCCTGAGCGATATTGAAAAAGCGCGCGACGCCTTGCAGGAAGTCTATAACGCCCAGGGCTATCAGTCGGTTTACGTGGACCTGCCCGAGCAGGCCGTGGCCGATGGCGTGGTGTTTTTCCAGGTAACGGAAACCAAGGTGGGCCGCGTGCGCGTGGTCGGTGCGGAACACTATTCGCCGCTGGCCATCCGTGATGGTGTGCCGTCCTTGCAGGAAGGCCAGGTGCCGGACTTCAGCAAGGCCCAGGCTGAATTGGCCGAGTTGAATCGCGGTGCCAGCCGTCAGGTCATGCCCATGGTGAAAGAAGGGCGCGTGCCCGGCACCATGGATGTGGATCTGCGCGTTGACGATAAAAGCCCCTGGAGTGCCAGCGTGGGCTTGAATAACGATTACAGCGCCGACACCAGCAAGCTGCGCGGCATGGTCACCATTGGCCACGACAATCTCTGGCAAAGCGGCCATACCTTCTCCCTGACCTACTTCACGGCGCCGCGCGACATGCAGGACGCCAAGGTCTGGTCGGCCGCCTACACCATGCCTCTGTCGCCACGTTGGAGCCTGGCGTTCTCCGGCTACAAATCCGATAGCGATGTCTCTACCGTGGGCGGCACCAATGTGCTGGGTAAAGGTCAGTCCTACGGCATTCATGCCACCTACACCTTCCCGCAGTCCGGCACGTGGTACCACACCGCCTCGATCGGTATGGACTACAAGGATTTTGAAGAACAAACCCGCTTTGGTGAAACCAGCGATCGCGTGCCGCTGACCTATCTGCCGTTCACGCTGGCCTATAACGGCTACCGCTACACCGAAGATTCGCAAACCAGTGTGGGCCTGACCCTGACTGGCGCCAGCCGCAGCCTGTTTGGCCTGAACAGCGAGTGGGAAGAGTTCGACTACAAGCGCTGGATGGCCAGCCCCAGTTTCATGGTGTTCAAGGGCGATCTGAACCACACCGAAACCTTTGCCAAAGACTGGCAGGCTTATGGCCGTGTGGGTTTCCAGATTGGCTCGGGCGCTCTGGTTTCCAACGAACAGTTTTCGGCCGGTGGCGCGACCAGCGTGCGTGGTTATCTGGCTGCCGAGCGCAGTGCGGACGATGGCTGGATGGCCAGTGTCGAGCTGCGCACCCCCTCATTGGCTCGCTGGATTGGCCCCTCGGTGAACGAGTGGCGCTTCTACGCCTTTAGTGATGTTGCGCGTTTGCGTTTGCGCGATCCCCTGCCCGAACAGGAGTCCAGTTTTCATCTGGCCAGTGTGGGCATAGGCACGCGTTTGCAAATGTTTGACTGGCTGTCCCTGCACGCCGACTGGGCGTATCCCCTGACGCAAGGCGTCAACACCGAACGACACGATCCGCGTGTGCACTTCAGCCTGCGCGCCTCCTTCTGA